Proteins from a genomic interval of Stenotrophomonas maltophilia:
- a CDS encoding class I SAM-dependent methyltransferase, translated as MSAFDTPTPASAAGQQWNAQDYAIDAGFVPLLGGAVARLLDPRAGERILDLGCGDGVLSTELALSGARIHGVDASPELVIAARARGVDAQVMDGHALSFDSAFDAVFSNAALHWMTTPDRVLEGVRRALRPGGRFVAEFGGHGNVATIIAAVQAARVAHGHGASAFQWYFPTADAYADRLRQHGFQVQLIECTPRPTALPTGVAGWLRVFAAPLLDDLPAEARATVREAATALLAELPRNAASQPLADYVRLRVLARRR; from the coding sequence ATGAGCGCCTTCGACACCCCCACCCCGGCCAGCGCCGCTGGCCAGCAGTGGAACGCCCAGGACTATGCGATCGATGCCGGCTTCGTGCCGCTGCTCGGCGGCGCGGTGGCGCGCCTGCTCGATCCGCGCGCCGGTGAGCGCATCCTCGATCTGGGTTGTGGCGATGGCGTACTCAGCACCGAGCTGGCGCTGAGCGGTGCGCGCATCCACGGCGTGGATGCCTCGCCGGAGCTGGTGATCGCCGCCCGTGCGCGCGGTGTCGACGCGCAGGTGATGGACGGCCACGCGCTGTCGTTCGACAGCGCGTTCGATGCGGTGTTCAGCAATGCGGCATTGCATTGGATGACGACTCCGGACCGCGTGCTGGAAGGCGTGCGCCGTGCCCTGCGCCCCGGCGGCCGTTTCGTCGCCGAGTTCGGCGGCCATGGCAACGTGGCCACGATCATCGCGGCGGTACAGGCCGCACGCGTGGCTCATGGCCACGGCGCCAGCGCGTTCCAGTGGTACTTCCCGACGGCCGATGCCTACGCCGACCGCCTGCGCCAGCATGGCTTCCAGGTTCAACTGATCGAGTGCACGCCGCGCCCGACCGCACTGCCGACCGGTGTGGCCGGCTGGCTGCGGGTATTCGCCGCACCGCTGCTGGATGACCTGCCGGCCGAGGCACGCGCCACCGTGCGCGAGGCCGCCACGGCACTGCTGGCCGAGCTGCCGCGCAATGCCGCCAGTCAGCCACTGGCCGACTACGTGCGGCTGCGCGTGCTCGCCCGCCGTCGCTGA
- the leuC gene encoding 3-isopropylmalate dehydratase large subunit — protein sequence MTSAPRTLYDKLWDAHVVVPESDSAPAVLYIDLHLIHEVTSPQAFTELRERGLSPRRPDRTKATMDHSTPTLPAAADGTLPYASAASEAQVATLARNCAEHGIELFDMASDNRGIVHVIAPEQGFTQPGMTIVCGDSHTSTHGAFGSLAFGIGTSEVGHVLATQCLLQRKAKTFAITVDGLLAPGVGAKDVVLHIIGVIGVNGGTGHVIEFRGSTIEAMDMEQRMTLCNMSIEAGARAGMVAPDQVTFDFVARTPRGPKGADFDAAVARWQQLRSDDGARFDSEVHIDAADIRPTLTWGTHPGTAIAVDAPIPAANDAAAQKGLDYMHFQSGKALAGTPVDVVFVGSCTNGRLSDMREVAQVLRGRRVAERVRMLVVPGSEIVKREAEAEGIHEIVRAAGAEWREPGCSMCIAMNGDLVAPGQLAVSTSNRNFEGRQGPGSRTLLASPMSAAWAAVNGHVADTRELFAQEVA from the coding sequence ATGACTTCCGCACCCCGCACCCTGTACGACAAACTGTGGGACGCCCACGTGGTGGTTCCCGAATCCGACAGCGCGCCCGCCGTGCTGTACATCGACCTGCACCTGATCCACGAGGTCACCTCGCCGCAGGCGTTCACCGAGCTGCGCGAACGCGGTCTGTCGCCGCGCCGCCCGGACCGCACCAAGGCGACGATGGATCACTCCACGCCGACCCTGCCGGCCGCAGCCGACGGCACGCTGCCCTATGCCAGCGCCGCCTCCGAGGCACAGGTCGCCACGCTGGCACGCAACTGCGCCGAGCACGGCATCGAGCTGTTCGACATGGCTTCGGACAACCGCGGCATCGTCCACGTGATCGCGCCGGAACAGGGCTTCACACAGCCGGGCATGACCATCGTCTGCGGCGACAGCCATACCTCCACCCACGGTGCGTTCGGTTCGCTGGCCTTCGGCATCGGCACCAGCGAAGTCGGCCACGTGCTGGCCACGCAGTGCCTGCTGCAGCGCAAGGCGAAGACATTCGCGATCACCGTTGATGGTCTGCTGGCGCCTGGCGTCGGCGCCAAGGACGTGGTGCTGCACATCATCGGCGTGATCGGCGTCAACGGTGGCACCGGCCACGTCATCGAGTTCCGTGGCAGCACCATCGAAGCGATGGACATGGAACAGCGCATGACCCTGTGCAACATGTCGATCGAAGCCGGCGCACGTGCCGGCATGGTGGCGCCGGACCAGGTCACCTTCGACTTCGTTGCCCGCACGCCGCGTGGCCCCAAGGGCGCCGACTTCGACGCCGCCGTCGCACGCTGGCAGCAGCTGCGCAGCGATGACGGCGCACGCTTCGACAGCGAAGTGCACATCGACGCCGCCGACATCCGCCCGACCCTGACCTGGGGCACGCATCCGGGTACCGCCATCGCGGTGGATGCGCCGATCCCCGCAGCCAACGATGCGGCCGCACAGAAGGGCCTGGACTACATGCACTTCCAGTCGGGCAAAGCGCTGGCCGGTACCCCGGTGGACGTGGTGTTCGTCGGCTCGTGCACCAACGGCCGCCTGAGCGACATGCGCGAAGTGGCGCAGGTACTGCGCGGTCGTCGCGTCGCCGAGCGGGTGCGCATGCTGGTAGTGCCGGGCTCGGAGATCGTCAAGCGCGAGGCCGAGGCCGAAGGCATCCACGAGATCGTGCGCGCGGCCGGTGCCGAGTGGCGCGAACCGGGCTGCTCGATGTGCATCGCCATGAACGGTGACCTGGTTGCACCCGGCCAGCTGGCCGTAAGCACCAGCAACCGCAATTTTGAAGGCCGCCAGGGCCCCGGTTCGCGCACGTTGCTGGCCTCGCCGATGAGCGCCGCGTGGGCCGCCGTGAACGGGCACGTTGCCGATACCCGCGAACTGTTCGCACAGGAGGTGGCGTGA
- the leuD gene encoding 3-isopropylmalate dehydratase small subunit, which translates to MAGFRTLTSASVVLRQTNIDTDQIIPARFLSTTERAGLGRNAFNDWRWQADGSPVADFAFNQPHNAGRSILLAGRNFGCGSSREHAPWALTDLGLRAIVSSEIADIFRGNSLKNGLLPIVLDEADVQALMQRPDDELTIDVAARELRAPDGRVYSFPLDGFSQTCLLEGVDQLGYLLGRVPEIERYESEHAR; encoded by the coding sequence ATGGCCGGTTTCCGTACCCTGACCTCGGCCAGCGTGGTGCTGCGCCAGACCAACATCGACACCGACCAGATCATCCCGGCGCGGTTCCTGTCCACCACCGAGCGCGCCGGCCTGGGCCGCAACGCGTTCAATGACTGGCGCTGGCAGGCCGACGGTTCGCCGGTGGCCGACTTCGCCTTCAACCAGCCGCACAACGCCGGCCGCAGCATCCTGCTGGCAGGCCGCAACTTCGGCTGCGGCTCCTCGCGCGAACATGCGCCGTGGGCGCTGACCGATCTGGGCCTGCGCGCCATCGTCAGCAGCGAGATCGCCGACATCTTCCGCGGCAACTCGCTGAAGAACGGCCTGCTGCCGATCGTGCTGGACGAGGCCGATGTGCAGGCGCTGATGCAGCGCCCGGACGATGAACTGACCATCGACGTCGCCGCGCGCGAGCTGCGCGCGCCTGACGGCCGCGTCTATTCCTTCCCGCTGGATGGCTTCTCGCAGACCTGCCTGCTGGAAGGTGTCGACCAGTTGGGGTATCTGTTGGGCCGTGTCCCTGAAATCGAACGTTACGAGAGTGAGCATGCACGCTGA